The following coding sequences are from one Arcobacter nitrofigilis DSM 7299 window:
- a CDS encoding Na/Pi cotransporter family protein, whose translation MIKKLFIPIILLFLAYFIISSENIKTISAGIAIFIIGMYFMENGFKLFSGGILEKVLEKFTSTSLKSVITGFISTSIVQSSSLISVIVISFLTVEIISLTQGMAIIFGANLGSTTTAWIVSSLGVDIKISLYAMPMIIFGVIFRFSKEQRYIGIGNILLGLGFIFLGISYMKDGFETLKDSIDLASYSVGGFLGIFVYILIGAIATVVIQSSGATMAIIITALAGGNIIYIDAIALAIGANIGTTVTAIVGSLTSNENGKRLAFGHLVFNMITALIAVIFIYALKDFVDLLAPLIGIDSNNYSMKLALFHTIFNIVGIVVLFPFIPLIVSMSKIVIKDKIKKASKPIYLDESNIKIPYNAMVSIQKEVFHLYENAQKAILHSMSIHTSDLKEEKDIDNILTNPPKIDTNLDDIYNNDLKSLYSEIIDYLLKSQSHMNPNQLFYIGQLRLSSNIIIKILKDTRDIQKNMNAYLYSKNEDIKQEYLALKKEFALNILRTNLLRNKDIDDVETSTQIQMYKDNIDALEIQTNKKIDELIRNNKITPKMGTSLINDSTSIFNMSKNLFRIANILFVNDIKLRSLGELNETV comes from the coding sequence ATGATAAAAAAACTATTTATACCAATAATTTTACTTTTTTTAGCCTATTTTATAATTTCTAGCGAAAATATAAAAACAATATCCGCTGGTATTGCTATATTTATTATAGGTATGTATTTTATGGAAAATGGTTTTAAACTTTTTTCTGGTGGAATACTTGAAAAGGTTTTAGAAAAATTTACTTCTACTAGTTTAAAATCAGTAATAACAGGTTTTATAAGTACCTCAATAGTTCAAAGTTCATCATTGATTTCTGTTATTGTAATATCTTTTTTGACTGTTGAAATTATATCTTTAACTCAAGGTATGGCAATAATCTTTGGAGCAAATCTAGGAAGTACAACAACTGCATGGATAGTATCATCTTTAGGTGTTGATATTAAGATATCTTTATATGCAATGCCAATGATTATTTTTGGAGTTATTTTTAGATTTTCAAAAGAACAAAGATATATAGGAATAGGAAATATTTTATTAGGTCTTGGTTTTATCTTTTTAGGTATTTCATATATGAAAGATGGCTTTGAGACTTTAAAAGATTCAATTGATTTAGCTTCTTATTCGGTGGGTGGTTTTTTAGGTATTTTTGTTTATATCTTAATAGGAGCAATTGCTACAGTTGTAATACAATCAAGTGGTGCAACTATGGCTATTATTATTACAGCACTTGCAGGTGGAAATATAATCTATATAGATGCAATAGCTTTAGCTATTGGAGCAAATATTGGTACAACAGTAACTGCTATTGTAGGTTCTTTAACTTCAAATGAAAATGGTAAGAGACTTGCCTTTGGGCATCTTGTTTTTAATATGATTACAGCTTTAATTGCAGTTATCTTTATATATGCGTTAAAAGACTTTGTTGATTTACTTGCACCACTAATTGGAATTGACTCAAATAACTATAGTATGAAATTGGCTCTATTTCATACTATATTTAATATAGTTGGAATAGTTGTTTTATTTCCTTTTATTCCTCTTATTGTTTCTATGTCAAAAATAGTAATAAAAGACAAAATAAAAAAAGCCTCAAAACCTATATACTTGGATGAATCAAACATTAAAATACCATATAATGCAATGGTTTCAATCCAAAAAGAAGTATTCCATTTATATGAAAATGCCCAAAAGGCAATATTACACTCTATGTCTATTCATACTTCTGATTTAAAAGAAGAAAAAGATATAGATAATATCCTTACAAATCCTCCAAAAATTGATACAAATTTAGATGATATTTACAATAATGACTTAAAATCTTTATATAGTGAAATTATTGATTATCTTTTAAAATCACAAAGCCATATGAATCCAAATCAACTTTTTTATATAGGACAATTAAGACTTTCTTCAAATATTATTATAAAAATATTAAAAGATACAAGAGATATTCAAAAAAATATGAATGCTTACCTTTATAGTAAAAATGAAGATATAAAACAAGAGTATTTAGCTTTAAAAAAAGAGTTTGCACTAAATATTTTAAGAACAAATCTATTAAGAAATAAAGATATTGATGATGTAGAAACTTCAACACAAATTCAAATGTACAAAGATAATATCGACGCTTTAGAAATCCAAACTAATAAAAAGATTGATGAATTAATTAGAAATAATAAAATTACACCTAAAATGGGAACTTCATTAATCAATGATTCTACAAGTATATTTAATATGAGTAAAAATTTATTTAGAATTGCAAATATTTTGTTTGTAAATGATATTAAACTAAGATCACTAGGAGAATTAAATGAAACTGTCTAA
- a CDS encoding tRNA (cytidine(34)-2'-O)-methyltransferase — MFNIVLLEPRIPGNVGTIGRLAFAMNCRLHLIKPYGFGEITEKEVRRAGLDYWFDLDVTEYENIEDFWSKNPLNDRHFFATTKTKQVYFDAKYEVGDYFYFGREDAGLPEDLLVKNEKGCITIPMTNDARSLNMANSVSIVAYEALRQNFKEFK, encoded by the coding sequence ATGTTTAATATTGTTTTATTAGAACCTAGAATTCCAGGAAATGTTGGGACAATAGGAAGACTTGCCTTTGCTATGAATTGTAGATTACATTTGATAAAGCCTTATGGTTTTGGTGAAATTACAGAAAAAGAAGTTAGACGAGCAGGGCTTGATTATTGGTTTGACTTAGATGTAACTGAGTATGAAAATATAGAAGACTTTTGGTCAAAAAATCCCTTAAATGACAGACATTTTTTTGCGACAACAAAAACAAAACAAGTGTACTTTGATGCTAAGTATGAAGTGGGAGATTATTTTTACTTTGGTAGAGAAGATGCCGGTTTACCTGAAGATTTATTAGTAAAAAATGAAAAAGGGTGCATTACTATACCTATGACAAATGATGCTAGAAGTTTAAATATGGCAAACTCTGTATCAATCGTAGCGTATGAAGCTTTACGGCAAAATTTTAAAGAGTTTAAATAA
- the purU gene encoding formyltetrahydrofolate deformylase — MKEYILLINTSDSKGLVYNVSKVLFANNLNIEQNAEFVDVETNKFFMRTVISGNVNAKILLKELIEVLPKDTQVKLREKSKKDIVILVTKESHVLGDLLIRYIDGELQANIKAVIANHDYLEDLVQKFGIPFHCISAEGMEREAHEDLVIDKIKEYEPELIVLAKYMRILTSKFVQEFPQQVLNIHHSFLPAFIGANPYKQAHQRGVKIIGATAHYVTDDLDEGPIIAQDVVRIDHTFSWQDMRRAGRNVEKVVLSNALQLLLEDKVFVFGNKTVIL, encoded by the coding sequence ATGAAAGAATACATACTATTAATTAACACTTCTGATTCAAAAGGACTTGTATACAATGTATCTAAAGTTCTTTTTGCAAACAATCTAAATATTGAACAAAATGCTGAATTTGTAGATGTCGAAACGAATAAATTTTTTATGAGAACAGTTATAAGTGGTAATGTAAATGCCAAGATACTTCTTAAAGAATTAATTGAAGTTTTACCTAAAGATACACAAGTTAAATTAAGAGAAAAATCAAAAAAAGATATTGTAATATTAGTAACAAAAGAATCACATGTTTTAGGTGATTTGCTTATTAGATATATTGATGGTGAATTACAAGCAAACATTAAAGCAGTAATTGCAAATCATGATTACTTGGAAGATTTAGTACAAAAATTTGGTATACCTTTTCATTGTATTAGTGCTGAAGGGATGGAAAGAGAAGCTCACGAAGATTTAGTAATAGATAAAATTAAAGAGTATGAACCAGAACTTATTGTATTAGCTAAATATATGAGAATATTAACTTCAAAATTTGTTCAAGAGTTTCCACAACAAGTTTTAAATATACACCATTCATTTTTACCTGCATTTATTGGTGCAAATCCTTATAAACAAGCACACCAAAGAGGTGTGAAAATTATAGGTGCTACTGCACATTATGTAACAGATGATTTAGATGAAGGTCCAATTATTGCTCAAGATGTAGTAAGAATTGACCATACTTTTTCATGGCAAGATATGAGAAGAGCAGGGCGTAATGTGGAAAAAGTTGTATTATCAAATGCTCTTCAATTATTGTTAGAAGATAAGGTTTTTGTTTTTGGGAATAAGACGGTAATTCTATAA
- a CDS encoding malic enzyme-like NAD(P)-binding protein: MSKPVTKEEALDYHQFPKPGKLEIGTTTKLGTQRDLALAYTPGVAFPCLEIEKNPDNAFKYTAKKNLVAVISNGTAVLGLGNIGAVASKPVMEGKAVLFKKFAAVDSFDIEVDETDVEKFVSICKAISPTFGGINLEDIKAPECFEIERRLIEEVDIPVMHDDQHGTAIITTAGLINACEIIGKKLEDLKVIVMGAGAAAISCARMYKAVGVKDIIMCDSKGVIHDARTDLNKYKKEFSIKESMTKLDAFRDADVVLGLSKPGTFTEEHIAVMADEPIVFALANPTPELFPEDILKIRDKAIVGTGRSDFNNQINNVLGFPFIFRGALDVQAKKINMQMKKAAAYAIADLAKKTVPADVKAIFGDHLTFSKEYIIPKPFDKRLIIEISSAVANAAVESGVARIKEFDLTAYKEELSQMI, from the coding sequence ATGAGTAAACCTGTAACTAAAGAGGAAGCTTTAGATTACCATCAATTTCCAAAACCAGGAAAATTGGAAATTGGAACTACAACAAAACTTGGAACACAAAGAGATTTGGCTTTAGCATATACGCCTGGAGTTGCTTTTCCATGTTTAGAAATTGAAAAAAATCCAGATAATGCATTTAAATATACAGCTAAAAAAAATCTTGTAGCTGTAATATCAAATGGTACAGCTGTACTTGGACTTGGTAATATTGGGGCAGTGGCATCAAAACCTGTTATGGAAGGTAAAGCTGTATTATTTAAAAAGTTTGCAGCAGTTGATTCATTTGATATCGAAGTTGATGAAACAGATGTTGAAAAATTTGTATCTATTTGCAAAGCTATATCACCAACTTTTGGGGGAATAAATCTTGAAGATATAAAGGCACCTGAGTGTTTTGAAATTGAAAGAAGATTAATCGAAGAAGTTGATATCCCTGTTATGCATGATGATCAACATGGAACAGCTATTATTACAACAGCTGGATTAATAAATGCTTGTGAGATTATTGGCAAAAAACTTGAAGATTTAAAAGTAATTGTAATGGGTGCTGGAGCAGCAGCTATTTCTTGTGCAAGAATGTATAAAGCAGTTGGAGTAAAAGATATTATAATGTGTGACTCTAAAGGAGTTATTCATGATGCGAGAACTGATTTAAATAAATATAAAAAAGAATTCTCAATAAAAGAATCAATGACTAAATTAGATGCTTTTAGAGATGCTGATGTAGTTTTAGGATTATCAAAACCTGGAACGTTTACAGAAGAACATATTGCAGTTATGGCAGATGAACCAATTGTATTTGCATTGGCAAATCCAACACCTGAACTTTTTCCTGAAGATATATTAAAAATCAGAGATAAAGCAATTGTTGGAACTGGAAGAAGCGATTTTAATAATCAAATAAACAATGTACTTGGATTTCCATTTATTTTTAGAGGAGCACTTGATGTTCAAGCTAAAAAAATAAATATGCAAATGAAAAAAGCAGCAGCTTATGCAATTGCTGATTTAGCTAAAAAAACAGTGCCAGCTGATGTAAAAGCTATTTTTGGAGACCATTTAACATTTTCTAAAGAGTATATTATTCCTAAGCCTTTTGATAAAAGACTTATCATAGAAATTTCTAGTGCAGTTGCAAATGCAGCCGTAGAATCTGGAGTTGCAAGAATAAAAGAATTTGATTTAACAGCTTACAAAGAAGAGTTATCACAAATGATTTAA
- the pgeF gene encoding peptidoglycan editing factor PgeF, with product MSTILKIITTTIDGNMAYHVNDVKSSVDDNRLALSKKYNFDNDNLRYMNQVHGENIEIVDLKSPLLIDNCDALITKEKNLPIMVMVADCIPIFLSDENKKVIAVVHAGRNSTFLNIVQKTALKMINELGCKAENISAYLGPSIQKCCYEVSKELEAIAIKSFGKEFSTNRYLDLQGINIKQLNDIGICNIETSSICTKCSNKPFFSYRKDKDCGRFSIVGIIK from the coding sequence ATGAGCACTATTTTGAAAATAATAACCACAACAATAGATGGGAATATGGCTTATCATGTAAATGATGTAAAAAGCAGTGTTGATGATAATAGATTAGCATTATCAAAAAAATATAACTTTGATAATGATAATCTTAGATATATGAACCAAGTACATGGTGAAAATATAGAAATTGTAGATCTTAAATCTCCTTTATTGATAGATAATTGTGATGCATTGATTACAAAAGAGAAAAATCTTCCAATCATGGTTATGGTTGCTGATTGTATTCCTATCTTTTTAAGTGATGAGAATAAAAAAGTAATAGCAGTAGTTCATGCTGGAAGAAATTCAACTTTTTTAAATATTGTTCAAAAAACAGCACTAAAAATGATAAATGAGTTAGGCTGTAAAGCAGAAAATATCTCTGCTTATTTAGGACCTTCTATACAAAAATGTTGTTATGAGGTATCTAAGGAATTAGAAGCAATTGCTATAAAATCTTTTGGAAAAGAATTTTCAACAAATAGGTATTTGGATTTGCAAGGAATTAATATCAAACAACTAAATGATATTGGAATTTGTAATATAGAAACTTCTTCTATATGTACAAAGTGTTCGAATAAACCATTCTTCTCATATAGAAAAGATAAAGACTGTGGAAGATTTTCAATAGTAGGAATTATTAAATAA
- a CDS encoding shikimate dehydrogenase: MSQEKEKFLIFGNPVEHSKSPQMHNSAFEHLNINSYYDKYLLTDGKKIKDTFNHENAKGANITVPFKEDAFRQADEVVGIANEIEAVNTYIKKDNKVFAYNTDAPGFMKAIKDFGKIKSVLILGAGGTAKAIAMALKEENIEVRILNRSAEKLAFFKTQGFKTYTWGNFQMNHYDLIVNSTSAGLKDEDYPIKKTTLESIFLNAKFVFDCIYGKETPFLKLARLEGLKVKDGEDMLLYQGVLAFELFTDTTLDNQTIEIMRKSLKEESL, from the coding sequence ATGTCACAAGAAAAAGAAAAATTTTTAATATTTGGTAACCCTGTTGAACACTCAAAATCTCCTCAAATGCATAACAGTGCTTTTGAACATCTAAACATTAACTCTTATTATGATAAATATTTATTAACAGATGGAAAAAAGATAAAAGATACGTTCAATCATGAAAATGCAAAAGGAGCTAATATAACAGTTCCTTTCAAAGAAGATGCATTTAGACAAGCAGATGAAGTTGTTGGAATAGCAAATGAAATTGAAGCTGTAAATACTTATATAAAAAAAGACAATAAAGTATTTGCTTACAATACAGATGCTCCTGGATTTATGAAAGCCATAAAAGATTTTGGCAAAATCAAATCTGTTCTTATCTTAGGTGCAGGTGGCACGGCAAAAGCCATAGCAATGGCACTAAAAGAAGAAAATATAGAAGTAAGAATTCTAAATAGAAGTGCAGAAAAACTTGCATTTTTTAAAACACAAGGTTTTAAAACATATACTTGGGGTAATTTTCAAATGAATCACTATGATTTAATTGTAAATTCAACAAGTGCTGGATTAAAAGATGAAGACTATCCTATTAAAAAAACTACATTAGAAAGTATATTTTTAAATGCAAAATTTGTTTTTGACTGTATTTATGGAAAAGAAACTCCATTTTTAAAACTTGCACGATTAGAAGGATTAAAAGTAAAAGATGGTGAAGATATGCTTCTTTATCAAGGTGTTTTAGCTTTTGAGCTATTTACTGATACTACTTTAGATAATCAAACTATAGAAATTATGAGAAAAAGTTTAAAAGAAGAGTCTCTGTAG
- a CDS encoding foldase protein PrsA: MKKLVYTLSIVVSLFSSTYASDILAVVNGGNVTSEVAPNNFKTLDNQIQKNILNKLIEKRLVSDYALKTDIVKSEEYKKVLKHILKMSDENDNKEGNENLADIVKQKSIKGYTQEQLNSKKGLLAFDFLLTQKAEQLLPSDKELEKYYNDRRYKYDTPAQIELLSIVVEKLSLAKEIIKKLQNAKDILQEFSILAKKYSLAPTAKNSGYFGKIPLSVLNSELSPILKDKKRGFFTNKPIKTEFGYEIFYILNDIPEYNSTFEGVKDKVKEEYVKKTVKTWAINKIKELKEKAVIKIY, from the coding sequence GTGAAAAAATTAGTATATACCTTATCTATAGTTGTATCTTTATTCTCATCAACTTATGCAAGTGATATTTTAGCAGTTGTAAATGGGGGAAATGTGACAAGTGAAGTTGCACCAAATAATTTTAAAACTTTAGATAATCAAATACAAAAAAATATTCTGAATAAACTAATAGAAAAAAGATTAGTAAGTGATTATGCACTAAAAACTGATATTGTAAAAAGTGAAGAGTACAAAAAAGTATTAAAACATATTTTAAAAATGTCAGATGAAAATGATAATAAAGAAGGTAATGAAAACCTTGCCGATATAGTTAAACAAAAGAGCATAAAAGGTTATACTCAAGAACAACTAAATAGTAAAAAAGGATTATTAGCATTTGATTTTTTACTTACACAAAAAGCGGAACAACTGTTACCAAGTGATAAAGAACTAGAAAAATATTACAATGATAGAAGATACAAATATGATACACCAGCACAAATTGAACTTTTAAGTATAGTAGTTGAAAAACTATCTTTAGCTAAAGAAATTATAAAAAAATTACAAAATGCAAAAGATATACTTCAAGAGTTTTCAATACTTGCAAAAAAATACTCATTGGCTCCAACTGCTAAAAATAGTGGTTATTTTGGAAAAATACCTTTGTCTGTATTAAATAGTGAGTTAAGTCCAATTTTAAAAGATAAAAAAAGAGGTTTTTTTACAAATAAACCAATAAAAACAGAATTTGGATATGAAATTTTTTATATCTTAAATGATATTCCTGAGTACAATAGTACTTTTGAAGGGGTAAAAGATAAAGTAAAAGAAGAGTATGTTAAAAAAACTGTAAAAACTTGGGCTATAAATAAAATAAAAGAACTTAAAGAAAAAGCAGTTATTAAAATTTATTAG
- a CDS encoding multiheme c-type cytochrome, giving the protein MLKRMLFIFLSFGVIAFAANVGDLTNVKTLKVDRGLTEAGKSCVECHAKLTPGHVNDWKESRHGHVGVSCIDCHSVKKDSPMAAQNCEGIKGTEIFVSSLVSPKTCERCHPNEVKEFQQSGHARAALQIQAKEGMISLMEYFEGRNHPDLKHSPEATGCMQCHGSIIKLGKDKRPTAETWPNYGIGNVYPDGGVGNCKSCHSGHKFSIEEARKPAACASCHLGPDHPDIEIYNNSMHGHIFNSEGSTWKYDSAPDAWEPGDYRAPTCATCHMSGIGNLKTTHNVSKRLKWNVWMPISKTREGGYETAVKDFENGKITKGNALAGNPDGSAVARTEMEQVCVSCHTTTHTKNFFNMADKHVELYNTYATDAKKMIDELTKKGLMHKDKWSDKAFKIWYHLWHHEGRRMRQGALMGAPDYAHWHGVFEVQQDIRELKIIYEKRIKSGKIEE; this is encoded by the coding sequence ATGTTAAAAAGAATGTTATTTATATTTCTTTCATTTGGAGTAATAGCATTTGCAGCAAATGTTGGAGATCTTACAAATGTTAAAACTTTAAAAGTTGATCGTGGTTTAACGGAGGCTGGAAAAAGTTGTGTTGAATGTCATGCAAAATTAACTCCTGGTCATGTAAATGACTGGAAAGAGAGTAGACATGGACATGTAGGCGTGAGCTGTATTGACTGTCATAGTGTTAAAAAAGATAGCCCTATGGCAGCACAAAATTGTGAAGGTATAAAAGGTACTGAGATTTTTGTATCATCATTAGTAAGTCCAAAAACATGTGAAAGATGTCACCCTAATGAAGTAAAAGAATTTCAACAAAGTGGTCATGCAAGAGCTGCACTTCAGATTCAAGCTAAAGAAGGAATGATATCACTTATGGAGTATTTTGAAGGTAGAAATCATCCAGATTTAAAACACTCTCCAGAAGCAACAGGTTGTATGCAATGTCATGGTTCAATTATAAAACTTGGAAAAGACAAAAGACCTACTGCTGAAACATGGCCAAACTATGGTATTGGAAATGTTTATCCAGATGGTGGTGTAGGTAACTGTAAATCTTGTCACTCAGGGCATAAGTTTTCTATTGAAGAAGCAAGAAAACCAGCAGCTTGTGCATCTTGTCACTTAGGACCTGATCATCCAGATATTGAGATATACAATAATTCAATGCATGGACATATTTTTAATAGTGAAGGTAGTACATGGAAATATGATTCAGCACCAGATGCTTGGGAACCAGGTGATTATAGAGCACCAACTTGTGCTACTTGTCATATGAGTGGTATTGGTAATCTAAAAACAACACATAATGTTAGTAAACGACTTAAATGGAATGTTTGGATGCCAATTTCTAAAACAAGAGAAGGTGGATATGAAACAGCTGTGAAAGATTTTGAAAATGGAAAAATCACTAAAGGTAATGCTTTAGCTGGTAATCCAGATGGAAGTGCTGTTGCGCGTACTGAGATGGAACAAGTTTGTGTTTCTTGTCATACAACAACACATACTAAAAACTTTTTTAATATGGCAGATAAACATGTTGAACTATACAATACTTATGCAACTGATGCTAAAAAAATGATAGATGAATTGACTAAAAAAGGTTTAATGCATAAAGATAAATGGTCTGATAAAGCATTTAAAATTTGGTATCATTTATGGCATCATGAAGGTAGAAGAATGAGACAAGGTGCATTAATGGGTGCTCCAGATTATGCTCACTGGCATGGAGTATTTGAAGTTCAACAAGATATTAGAGAACTTAAAATCATTTATGAAAAAAGAATCAAATCAGGTAAAATCGAAGAATAA
- a CDS encoding cytochrome c3 family protein yields MSCNTEKKIKSLWFIIGIFVLGGIIGLLFSFGVAVGVEKTSGDKFCTMCHTMQPMANSYYRDAHGGNNINGVRAKCVDCHLPHDSLANYLFEKAKTGLHDVRVQNFGDLESIDWEDKRKHAKRFVFDSGCMNCHANLQNATSSNTKAFIAHKEYFEKRTDKKCVECHKNVGHHILGDYIKK; encoded by the coding sequence ATGTCCTGTAATACAGAAAAAAAAATTAAGTCTTTATGGTTCATTATAGGAATATTTGTCTTAGGTGGCATTATTGGTCTACTTTTTTCTTTTGGTGTAGCTGTTGGAGTAGAGAAAACTTCAGGTGATAAGTTTTGTACGATGTGTCATACTATGCAACCAATGGCAAATTCATATTATCGTGATGCACATGGTGGAAATAATATTAATGGTGTACGAGCCAAATGTGTTGATTGTCATTTACCCCATGATTCACTTGCTAATTACCTTTTTGAAAAAGCAAAAACAGGTTTACATGATGTTCGAGTACAAAATTTCGGAGATCTTGAATCTATTGATTGGGAAGATAAAAGAAAACACGCAAAAAGATTTGTTTTTGATTCAGGTTGTATGAATTGTCATGCAAACTTACAAAATGCAACATCTAGTAATACTAAAGCTTTTATCGCACACAAAGAGTATTTTGAAAAAAGAACAGATAAAAAATGTGTTGAATGTCATAAGAATGTTGGTCATCATATTTTAGGTGATTATATTAAAAAATAA
- a CDS encoding glutathionylspermidine synthase family protein — MKLQKLKPLTNEYLESIGFVWHTDEDETSYISDEIIQVSEDEANAYYEATNELYDMFCEAGDYVIENNLFHEINIPFNLVNLIKESWENDVHWHLYSRFDLAGGIDGKPIKLIEFNADTPTAVFETAIIQWAMLKANNLDEASQFNNLYDALKDNFKRIITMEDDIEKFEEFYKDLGWKILFSSIASSSEDINTTKLLQHIATEAGFNTDFEYIDKVQFNDQGIYKDDINFEFWFKLIPWENIAIDESELALILEDIIANKKAIVFNPAYTLMFQSKGFMKILWDLYPNHPLLLETSFEPLVGKKQVEKRCFGREGANVAIINSDNSLDMKTDGDYEGFKAIYQEYVELPTDENGASYQAGVFYAYEACALGFRKGGKILNNMSKFVGHIIK; from the coding sequence ATGAAATTACAAAAATTAAAACCTCTTACAAATGAATACTTAGAATCAATAGGATTTGTTTGGCATACAGATGAAGATGAAACTTCATATATATCAGATGAGATAATTCAAGTAAGTGAAGATGAAGCAAATGCTTATTATGAAGCTACAAATGAGTTATATGACATGTTTTGTGAAGCTGGGGATTATGTTATAGAAAATAATCTCTTTCATGAAATAAATATACCATTTAACTTAGTAAACCTTATAAAAGAATCTTGGGAAAATGATGTTCACTGGCATCTATACTCAAGATTTGATTTAGCTGGTGGGATAGATGGAAAGCCTATAAAGTTAATTGAATTTAATGCAGATACACCAACAGCAGTTTTTGAAACAGCAATTATTCAATGGGCTATGCTAAAAGCTAATAATTTAGATGAAGCAAGTCAATTTAACAACTTATATGATGCATTAAAAGATAATTTTAAAAGAATTATCACTATGGAAGATGATATAGAGAAGTTTGAAGAATTTTACAAAGATTTAGGTTGGAAAATACTTTTTTCTTCTATTGCTTCTAGCAGTGAAGATATTAATACAACTAAGCTCTTACAGCACATTGCTACAGAAGCTGGTTTTAACACTGATTTTGAATATATTGACAAAGTTCAATTCAATGATCAAGGTATTTATAAAGATGATATAAACTTTGAGTTTTGGTTTAAACTTATACCTTGGGAAAATATTGCCATAGATGAAAGTGAACTAGCTTTGATTTTAGAAGATATTATTGCCAATAAAAAAGCAATCGTTTTCAATCCAGCTTATACTTTAATGTTTCAATCAAAAGGTTTTATGAAAATACTTTGGGATTTATACCCAAATCATCCACTTTTGCTTGAAACTTCATTTGAACCTCTTGTTGGGAAAAAACAAGTTGAAAAAAGATGTTTTGGAAGAGAAGGTGCAAATGTTGCTATTATAAATAGTGACAATTCACTAGATATGAAAACTGATGGTGATTATGAAGGATTTAAAGCCATCTACCAAGAGTATGTAGAACTTCCAACAGATGAAAATGGAGCTTCTTACCAAGCTGGAGTATTTTATGCTTATGAAGCTTGCGCTTTAGGATTTAGAAAAGGTGGAAAAATACTAAACAATATGTCAAAATTTGTAGGACATATTATCAAATAG